TGGCAGAACACATTTCTCTTACACCAAGAGACAGCCCTTGGGTGTTTGTGGCCAAATCATTCCTTGGAACTTCCCGCTATTGATGTGGGCCTGGAAAATCGCTCCAGCTTTGGTCACCGGTAACACTGTCGTTTTGAAAACGGCCGAATCCACGCCATTGTCCGCTTTGTACGTTTCTAAGTACATTCCAGAAGCTGGTATCCCACCTGGTGTGGTTAACATTGTATCCGGGTTTGGTAAGATTGTAGGTGAAGCGATCACTAACCATCCAAAGATCAAGAAGGTTGCCTTCACAGGGTCCACGGCTACAGGTAGACACATTTATCAGTCCGCGGCCGCaggattgaaaaaagtcaCTTTGGAACTTGGTGGTAAATCACCAAACATTGTCTTCGGGGACgctgatttgaaaaaagccGTGCAAAACATCATTCTTGGTATCTACTATAACTCCGGTGAAGTCTGCTGTGCAGGTTCAAGGGTGTACGTAGAAGAGTCCATTTACGATAAATTCATCGAAGAGTTTAAGACCGCCTCTGAATCCATCAAAGTGGGCGACCCATTTGATGAATCGACTTTCCAAGGTGCTCAAACATCTCAAATGCAACTgaacaaaattttgaaatacgTTGACATTGGTAAGAGTGAGGGTGCCACCTTGGTTACTGGTGGTGAGAGATTGGGCAGTAAGGGTTACTTCGTCAAACCAACTGTTTTCGGTGACGTTAAGGAAGATATGAGGATTGTCAAGGAGGAAATCTTTGGTCCAGTTGTCACCGTTACCAAATTCAAGTCTACGGATGAAGTCATTAGCATGGCTAACGACTCCGAGTATGGATTGGCTGCTGGTATTCACACTTCTAACATTAATACCGCTCTAAAAGTGGCTGATAGAGTTAATGCGGGTACCGTCTGGATAAACACTTATAACGATTTCCATCATGCAGTTCCTTTCGGTGGGTTTAATGCATCTGGTCTGGGTAGAGAAATGTCTGTAGACGCTTTACAAAACTACTTACAAGTTAAAGCTGTCCGTGCCAAATTGGACGAGTAGAGTAATAATTCATTTTGCCCGTTGTCACGCTTACTACTACATACATGAACTAAATAAATATTctgtctttttcttatgtTACACATCCATCATGTCATCATTCAAACAAATGTACtctaaaaaattaaatacTCTCAATCATTAtacgaatttttttttttttgtttcttttatctCGTTATCTATctaaattattcaaaaaaaaatgaaaactttttttttcacattctttttctccCTTTTTAGACTATTTAAAATACATCACCTTGGTCGAACATGGCATCGGAGACCTTAATGAAACTTGCAATGTTAGCACCCTTGACTAAAGATGGTAAAACGTTACAGTCCTTAGTGTACTTCTTGGAATAATCAATACATTCATTGAAACAGTTGACCATGATTCTCTTTAATTCTTGGTCAACCCTTTCACGGGTCCAGGTGATTCTTTGAGAGTTTTGAGCCATTTCTAAACCAGAGACGGCAACACCACCCAAGTTGGCGGCCTTTGGTGGACCGTACCAAACAGCTTCCTTTGGTCCAGTTGCTGTGGAACGTGCAGTTTCGAAAACGGCAATGGCTTCTGGGGTGGATCCCATGTTGGAACCCTCAGCAATGAATTTCACGCCTTGAGCGACCAAACCCTTAGCTTCTTCACCACTGACTTCATTTTGAGTGGCACATGGCAAGGCAATGTCGACTTTCTGGACGTGGGTCCATGGACGAGCACCAGCAATGTATTGGACTTTGTTTTCGGTGAAAGTGGAGTATTCGCTGACAATCTGTTCCAAAGACTTGAAGCTAACCTTGGCACTGGAAATATCAGCGACTTGTTCAGAAGTTATACCAGTTTCAGAGATGATGCAGCCCTTAGAGTCGGATAGGGAAACGACAGTACCACCTAATTCAATAACTTTCAAGGCAGCGAATTGAGCAACATTACCACTACCAGAGATGGTGACACGCTTACCCTCGAAGGATTCCTTACCGTTTGTGGCATAGTCGATCATAGCTTGGGTGTAGTAGACCAAACCGTAACCAGTGGCTTCTGGTCTGATCAAAGAACCACCCCAGTTCAAACCTTTACCGGTCAAGACACCTTCCCAGGAATTCTTGTACGATCTGTAAGCACCGAACAGGTAACCGATTTCACGACCACCTACACCGATGTCACCGGCTGGCACATCAGTGTCTTGACCGATGTGTCTGCTTAATTCTTTCATGAAAGCATAACAGATTCTTCTGATTTCGTTATTGGATCTGCCCTTCAAGTCCACACATAGACCACCTTTACCACCGCCCATATCTAAGCCGGTCAAAGAGTTCTTGAAAATCTGTTCAAAACCCAAGAATTTTAAAATGGACAAGTTGACGGATGGGTGGAAACGCAAACCGCCCTTGTATGGACCCTTTGCGGAGTTGTATTGCACTCTGTAACCTTGAGCAACTTCTTGTTCGCCCTTGCCGTTCTCCCAAGTGACCCTGAACTGTATGATTCTTTCTGGAACGGAAACAATTGGTAAGACCTTTCTGTATTCTGGGTGTTGTTCAAAAAGAGTTGAGTCCtctaatgaagaaacaacTTCATCGTAAGCTTGTTGAAATTCTGGCtcagacattttttttttcggtttCTTAGCTATTATATAATTGAAACGCGATAGTATACACCTAATCGACAGCTTTAACGTTTCAAAACGAAAAACTCACACAAGATCAAGAAAGCTCACATTGGTAAACGTAATTGAAAGTCGTATATTTTATATGtgaaaaactgaaaaatgtCCCACTTTCTCTTGCTCAATTTTCTGCGTATAGCCTTCTTCCAGCAGAAGCGGGCATTTGCTGCCATTCTGTCacactttctttttccgcAATTTTCCAATGCTGATTTTCATCATGGTACCTGACGGAGGCAGAAAACGGCGCAGCAGCTGATAACAGTTTCTCTCTGTTGATTGGACGTGGGGCCACactgtttcttttttattgccCCACCGCACTAAAAATCCATGGGCCGGTTCCGGCGCCTTAGCCTCGCGATAAGAAGACTGAACCCATCCAATCGGATCGTTAGATAAGGTTATCTAGATCAGGCCCGTTTCCATGGAGTCATGGCACCTGCATAAGGGGAGTAGGATACACATCAAAGAATAATGACCTGAACGGTGGTAGCACTGTTCTACTTATGGAATCCGCTTATCTAGCCAATGGCAAATAATGCTCTCCCCACGTTATTCTTGTTTCGATCTGTGGGCACTTATGTGTGGAGTAGTTAGCCGATTCTTTATATGCATGTTCTTCTAGGCTGCTTCATCGCAGCCCCATCAATCAGCACCACCCTACATCAAATTGGTTCGGCAACGTGGTTTAGCATGTTTCTGCGTTTACATGCTCATTGGGATCTCTTCGAGAAATTATGGAGTTTAACCGCTTCTGAAAGCATGCGAAGTTCTTATGCATCTTGTTATGtgttttcaattccttGTCTCATGCTGCCAGAGATGTGTTGTTCGAGAAAGTGTCCGAAATCTTCTGTGGCAGGGCTACTGTCTACGATGTCCCGGTACACTTGCACAAATGGCTCTACGTAACCGGTCATGAAAACGTAAAGTACAGAACTAATGGCAATTTACGCAAAGCGCCTCGCATTTACGTCGATTGCAGCGGGCACTCTGCAATGCGTGCTTCTTGTAGAAAACGGCGGTGAAACGTAGAAAGGAGAGGCGGTTGGACCACCTACCTGGTAACAAGATGGgcttttttcatcattccCGTCACTTTAAAAGACTATATCATGAATGTCGAGTGTCAAATCGAAACTACTTTATTCTTAGAGTTACTGAGATGTTTGTTATTCGGGCGAGCTAATGCAGCAGCCGGATTGTAACAAGATGAATTTACGTCTTCTGAGTCCCACAGAAACTGAATTAGcttctccttcaaaaaaattcgcCGCTAGTTTGGGAAAGCCATGGAGGAATATTTTCGGAGCTTATAGCAGTCCTTATTGGGCACCTGAATAATGCGTTCTTCATAGACAAAAGTCATGGCTAAGACGTTTTCGATTTTATGGCGCGTGAATATTTGTAGCGAGGAAATCTTTATCGCCGAACAAATTTGTTCGAAATTTCACGGGAAGTAATACTGCGAGAAGGGGTTAAACATGACAATGAAGACCCTGTACTATGCACACAACAGTCACGTATAAGCGCGACACtcctttgtttttatgGCATTCTGCTTTCGTTACGTGACCGTATCAAGGTCTAAACAAAGGGGGAGTTTCATACTAAGCAAAAAGTGGAACAACAGATAGCGTCAAAGACGAAAATGGTAGATTAAAGAGTATAACTATCGACTCTTTGAATTCGCTCAATCGGTTGTCCGTTGAACCACATCCACGATGTATAGAATTGTTCTTTCCATAATCTCTGAAGTGCTTGCAATCTTGATTGATGAGAACGAGGTGCCATCTAAGCGCAACGGAAGAGGATTACAAGCTTTATGTCGGCAAAATATCCGGATAAGAAGCGTTATCATAAATATTGTTGCCTGCAGTTTCGTTTGACTAAGGCTAGAGTTGGGCGAATAACactgaacaaaaaagaggaTACAGAAAAATTGCCACTCACGCAACATAGCGTCATAACGTACCAGCATTTGCTCAGAGATGCCGATTATGTGTATTCAAGAGCAAGTTCATCAGTATGGCAAGTTTAGGATCTCGAGGACCCCAACATAGTGcgtgttttttttttactccAAACAATTGGTGGGAGAGCGTTACACCCTCTCGAAGATTGCTAGAATTTGGGTACATTTCTTATGTTATCCTGGTTTAACAAAAAGTAAGATTGGTTGAATGTCAGCAGACTGGTCATAAAAGTACAGCAATGTGCAATTTTTGAGCAGCGCGCCACCAAAGCTTCTGCTTTTGCAAGTATGCGACGGTGCTAAGAGATAACTTCATCCTGGCCACAGGCACATAGAACTTTGGCAATCTTCCACTGCCTCCTCAAGAAAGCTGACGGTGATCTTCAAAAGCCTCCTCATACGCGTTAGCACCTCTAGAAGAATACCTGCAGATAGGAAAAGATTGATTCTTTGAGGGCAGTCGAAAAACCACCTGAAGAGTCATATCATCACGAAAATATAATAAGTGCCAATACTTAAAGTGCAGACTTGTATTCAAATAGTGACGCCTGACATGCCAAAGCAGAATGAGCAATCACCAATTGAGATCACCTTCAAAGACAATAAGGTCAAGGCCGTACGAAACGGGGCGTCACGAAGAATGCTAAGGCCATTTACTTCACCAGCACCGCTTTGCGCCTATGCATTGATCTATACGGAACCTTAAGCATTCGAAGTCTTTGCTGTTCTTCTTATTCGGTGGCCAAAATTACTTTTAGAGATTATCTCAATGGTATGCgattatgtttttttttttgcccaTCATTTTTTGGGCTCATATGTCATCGCGCTGAGCGGACTGTGAATATGGGTTCTATTGTTTTTCATGATTCCTCGAGAAGCGTCTTTTGAAGCCAACCTAACCCAACAAAACCGAAGATCAAGACaaggaaataaaagaaagccCACTCATCAGTATAacaaatatcatcaatCTACCACCTCCAATGACTAAAATCAGCGAAGAGCACTTTCCTATTCAACATGAATGTCTGGAAAGGATGATTCAGAATGGGCATGCTCGGCGTATGGGATCAGTTGAAGACTTGTACGTGGCCCTCAACAGACAAAAATTGTATCGAAACTTTTCAGCATATGCGGAACTAAGTGATTACTGTAGCAAGGATCAGCTAACATTAGCGCTGAGAAATAtatgtttgaaaaatccaaCTCTTTTGCACATTGTATTACCAACAAGATGGCCAGATCATGAAAACTATTATCTCAGCTCGGAATATTATTCACACCCACATCCTGAACATGATTATATCTCGGTTTTACCAGAATTAAAACTAGATGGTGTAATTATCAATGAACAACCTGAAAACGGTAAGATAGTGAGGCAAATATTGGAAGAGTTCAGGAACAGCAATGGTACTTATAATGCAAAAATCTTTAAATTGACTACCGCTTTGACCATTCCTTACTTTGGGCCAACAAGTCCAAATTGGCGGCTAATTTGTCTCCCAGAGGAGCACACAGAtaagtggaaaaaattcatatttGTATCTAATCACTGCATGTCCGATGGTAGATCTTCAATTCACTTTTTTCATGATCTAAAAGCCGAATTAAATGATATCAAAACCCCACCAAAGAAATTGGActatcttttcaaatacgAAAATGATTATCAATTATTAAGAAAACTTCCAGAGCCAATTGAAAAGGTGATAGATTTCAGACCACCATATCTGTTTATTCCAaaatctcttctttcagGATTTATTTATAATCACTTGAGATTTGCTTCAAGGGGCATATGCACAAGAATGGAtgatatggaaaaaagtgaCGATGTTGTTGCAGAAATCATCACTATTTCACCATCAGAACTACAAGAAATTAGGaccaaaatcaaatcaaacATTCAAGGCAAGTGTACTCTCACGCCATTTTTGCAAGTTTGTTGGTTTGTGtctcttcatcaatggggcaagtttttcaaaccaTTGAACTTTGAGTGGCTTACTGATATCTTCATTCCCGCAGATTGCCGTCCACAACTAcctgatgatgaagaagtgAGGCAGATGTACAGGTATGGCGCTAACGTGGGGTTTGTTGATTTCACTCCGTGGATATGCGAGTCTAATATGAATgacaacaaagaaaatttttggccACTTATCGAACATTACCATCAGGTAATTTCTGGGGCTCTAAGAGACAATAAACACCTTCATGGCTTAGGGCTCAATATACAAGGCTTTGTCCAAAAATACGTCAATATTGATAAGGCAATGTGCGATCGTGCTATCGGAAAGGCACGTGGAGGTACATTGTTGAGTAATGTAGGTATGTTTAAGCAGTTGGACTCGTCCAACTGCAACTATTCTATAAAAGACTTGGCTTTTGGGCAATTTCAAGGGTCATGGCACCAAGCATTTTCATTGGGTGTTTGTTCGACTGATGTAAAGGGAAtgaatattattgttgcaTCAACAAAAAACGTTGTTGGTAGCCAGGAATCGTTGGAAGAACTTTGCCGCGTCTACAAGGCTATGCTTTTAGGACCCTAGATCTCATATATATGATGTTTGATAGATACTGTAGAACAATGTAGTTTCATTGTGGACC
The DNA window shown above is from Saccharomyces kudriavzevii IFO 1802 strain IFO1802 genome assembly, chromosome: 15 and carries:
- the ALD4 gene encoding aldehyde dehydrogenase (NADP(+)) ALD4 (similar to Saccharomyces cerevisiae ALD4 (YOR374W); ancestral locus Anc_7.6); protein product: MFSRSTLCLKTSASSIGRMQLRYFSHLPMTVPIKLPNGLEYEQPTGLFINNKFVPSKQHKTFEVINPSTEEEICHIYEGREDDVEEAVQAADRAFSNGSWSGIDPINRGKALYRLAELIEQDKDVIASIETMDNGKAITSARGDIELVINYLKSSAGFADKIDGRLIDTGRTHFSYTKRQPLGVCGQIIPWNFPLLMWAWKIAPALVTGNTVVLKTAESTPLSALYVSKYIPEAGIPPGVVNIVSGFGKIVGEAITNHPKIKKVAFTGSTATGRHIYQSAAAGLKKVTLELGGKSPNIVFGDADLKKAVQNIILGIYYNSGEVCCAGSRVYVEESIYDKFIEEFKTASESIKVGDPFDESTFQGAQTSQMQLNKILKYVDIGKSEGATLVTGGERLGSKGYFVKPTVFGDVKEDMRIVKEEIFGPVVTVTKFKSTDEVISMANDSEYGLAAGIHTSNINTALKVADRVNAGTVWINTYNDFHHAVPFGGFNASGLGREMSVDALQNYLQVKAVRAKLDE
- the GDH1 gene encoding glutamate dehydrogenase (NADP(+)) GDH1 (similar to Saccharomyces cerevisiae GDH3 (YAL062W) and GDH1 (YOR375C); ancestral locus Anc_7.1), with the translated sequence MSEPEFQQAYDEVVSSLEDSTLFEQHPEYRKVLPIVSVPERIIQFRVTWENGKGEQEVAQGYRVQYNSAKGPYKGGLRFHPSVNLSILKFLGFEQIFKNSLTGLDMGGGKGGLCVDLKGRSNNEIRRICYAFMKELSRHIGQDTDVPAGDIGVGGREIGYLFGAYRSYKNSWEGVLTGKGLNWGGSLIRPEATGYGLVYYTQAMIDYATNGKESFEGKRVTISGSGNVAQFAALKVIELGGTVVSLSDSKGCIISETGITSEQVADISSAKVSFKSLEQIVSEYSTFTENKVQYIAGARPWTHVQKVDIALPCATQNEVSGEEAKGLVAQGVKFIAEGSNMGSTPEAIAVFETARSTATGPKEAVWYGPPKAANLGGVAVSGLEMAQNSQRITWTRERVDQELKRIMVNCFNECIDYSKKYTKDCNVLPSLVKGANIASFIKVSDAMFDQGDVF
- the ATF1 gene encoding alcohol O-acetyltransferase (similar to Saccharomyces cerevisiae ATF1 (YOR377W)); protein product: MTKISEEHFPIQHECLERMIQNGHARRMGSVEDLYVALNRQKLYRNFSAYAELSDYCSKDQLTLALRNICLKNPTLLHIVLPTRWPDHENYYLSSEYYSHPHPEHDYISVLPELKLDGVIINEQPENGKIVRQILEEFRNSNGTYNAKIFKLTTALTIPYFGPTSPNWRLICLPEEHTDKWKKFIFVSNHCMSDGRSSIHFFHDLKAELNDIKTPPKKLDYLFKYENDYQLLRKLPEPIEKVIDFRPPYLFIPKSLLSGFIYNHLRFASRGICTRMDDMEKSDDVVAEIITISPSELQEIRTKIKSNIQGKCTLTPFLQVCWFVSLHQWGKFFKPLNFEWLTDIFIPADCRPQLPDDEEVRQMYRYGANVGFVDFTPWICESNMNDNKENFWPLIEHYHQVISGALRDNKHLHGLGLNIQGFVQKYVNIDKAMCDRAIGKARGGTLLSNVGMFKQLDSSNCNYSIKDLAFGQFQGSWHQAFSLGVCSTDVKGMNIIVASTKNVVGSQESLEELCRVYKAMLLGP